The Humulus lupulus chromosome 3, drHumLupu1.1, whole genome shotgun sequence genome window below encodes:
- the LOC133822848 gene encoding heat shock protein 90-5, chloroplastic, whose amino-acid sequence MAPVLSRSLATASLASFPSSSPFTVRSPNGVFKLRSAFLPQNGLRRKGLSSSGLKWKLERRDNRVPVRCEASVAEKEETDTAGEKFEYQAEVSRLMDLIVHSLYSHKEVFLRELVSNASDALDKLRFLSVTEPSLLGDAGDLEIRIKPDPDNGTITITDTGIGMTKEELIDCLGTIAQSGTSKFLKALKENQEHGADNGLIGQFGVGFYSAFLVADKVVVSTKSPRSDKQYIWESAAESSSYVIKEETDPEKMLSRGTQITLYLRPDDKYEFSEPTKIQSLVKNYSQFVSFPIYTWTEKSRTVEVEEEEEQKGDEEKPEGEKKMKKTTKTEKYWDWELANETKPIWMRSPKDVQKEEYCEFYKKTFNDFLDPIGYTHFTTEGEVEFRSVLYVPGMGPLNNEDVINPKTKNIRLYVKRVFISDDFDGELFPRYLSFVKGVVDSDDLPLNVSREILQESRIVRIMRKRLVRKAFDMIQDISESENKEDYKKFWENFGRFIKLGCIEDTGNHKRITPLLRFYSSKNEEELTSLDDYIENMNENQKAIYYLATDSLKSAKSAPFLEKLVQKDIEVLYLIEPIDEVAIQNLQTYKEKKFVDISKEDLELGDEDEVKERETKQEYNLLCDWIKQQLGDKVAKVQVSNRLSSSPCVLVSGKFGWSANMERLMKAQALGDTSSLEFMRGRRILEINADHPIVKDLNAACKNAPDSADAKRAVDLLFDTALISSGFTPDSPAELGNKIYEMMAMALGGRWGRLEDEEKAEGAGDDTTESDGSASQAVETEVVEPSEVRTESDPWSE is encoded by the exons ATGGCTCCAGTTCTGAGTAGAAGCTTAGCCACAGCTTCTCTAGCTTCTTTCCCTTCTTCATCTCCCTTTACTGTCAGAAGCCCCAATGGAGTCTTCAAATTGAGGAGCGCTTTCCTCCCTCAAAATGGGCTCCGAAGAAAGGGTCTGTCTTCTAGTGGCTTAAAATGGAAGCTTGAGAGGAGAGACAATCGAGTCCCTGTACGCTGTGAGGCCTCCGTTGCCGAGAAAGAGGAGACTGATACGGCTGGGGAAAAATTTGAGTACCAGGCCGAG GTTAGTCGATTAATGGATTTGATAGTTCATAGTCTATACAGCCACAAAGAGGTGTTCCTTAGGGAGCTTGTCAG TAATGCTAGTGATGCCCTGGACAAACTTAGATTTTTAAGTGTGACCGAGCCATCTTTGCTTGGAGATGCTGGGGACCTCGAGATAAGAATCAAGCCTGATCCAGACAATGGCACTATCACTATTAC GGATACTGGTATTGGAATGACAAAGGAAGAGCTTATTGACTGTCTTGGAACTATTGCTCAGAGTGGTACTTCAAAATTCTTGAAGGCATTAAAG GAAAATCAAGAACATGGAGCGGATAATGGTTTGATTGGTCAATTCGGTGTTGGATTCTATTCTGCATTTCTTGTTGCTGACAAG GTTGTTGTCTCTACAAAAAGCCCAAGATCAGATAAGCAGTATATATGGGAGTCAGCAGCTGAGAGCAGCTCTTATGTGATTAAGGAAGAAACTGATCCTGAAAAAATGTTGAGTCGTGGAACCCAGATCACACTCTATTTAAGG CCGGATGACAAATATGAATTCTCAGAGCCAACCAAGATTCAAAGTTTGGTGAAGAATTACTCACAGTTTGTTTCTTTCCCCATCTACACATGGACAGAAAAATCAAGGACTGTTGAG GTAGAAGAGGAGGAAGAGCAGAAAGGAGACGAAGAAAAGCCAGAG GGtgagaagaaaatgaagaaaacaaCAAAAACTGAGAAGTATTGGGACTGGGAATTAGCCAATGAAACAAAACCAATATGG ATGCGAAGTCCAAAGGATGTTCAGAAAGAAGAGTACTGTGAATTCTACAAGAAAACTTTCAATGATTTCTTGGATCCTATTGGATACACTCATTTCACCACTGAG GGTGAGGTGGAGTTTAGGAGTGTACTATATGTTCCCGGAATGGGCCCTCTTAACAACGAGGATGTAATTAACCCCAAAACAAAGAACATACGTTTGTATGTGAAGCGAGTCTTTATCTCAGATGATTTTGATGGCGAGCTA TTCCCAAGGTATCTGAGCTTTGTCAAGGGTGTGGTGGACTCTGATGATCTTCCTCTTAATGTGTCTAGAGAAATCCTTCAAGAAAGTCGAATT gTAAGAATAATGAGGAAGAGACTTGTGAGGAAGGCATTTGACATGATCCAAGATATTTCTGAAAGTGAAAATAAAGAG GACTACAAAAAATTTTGGGAGAACTTTGGCAGGTTTATAAAGTTAGGTTGCATTGAGGATACTGGAAATCACAAGCGCATTACCCCACTCTTGCGGTTTTACTCCTCAAAGAATGAGGAAGAACTGACAAGTTTAGATGACTACATCGAAAACATGAATGAGAACCAGAAGGCAATTTATTACTTGGCTACTGACAGCCTGAAAAGTGCCAAGTCTGCTCCCTTCTTGGAGAAGTTGGTCCAGAAAGATATTGAG GTGCTGTATTTAATTGAGCCTATTGATGAAGTTGCCATCCAGAACCTGCAGACTTACAAAGAAAAGAAGTTTGTTGACATTAGCAAGGAAGATCTAGAGCTTG GTGATGAGGATGAGGTTAAAGAAAGGGAAACTAAACAAGAATACAATCTTCTTTGTGATTGGATAAAGCAACAACTTGGTGATAAGGTAGCAAAAGTCCAAGTCTCAAATCGTCTGAGTTCATCTCCCTGTGTGCTTGTTTCCGGCAAGTTTGGATGGTCTGCTAATATGGAAAG ACTGATGAAAGCACAAGCACTTGGAGATACTTCAAGTTTGGAGTTCATGAGGGGAAGGAGAATACTGGAAATCAACGCTGACCATCCTATTGTTAAAGACTTGAAT GCTGCATGCAAGAATGCCCCAGATAGCGCCGATGCCAAGAGAGCTGTCGATCTTCTATTCGATACAGCCTTGATCTCCAGTGGATTCACT CCTGACAGTCCGGCTGAGTTGGGAAACAAGATATATGAGATGATGGCAATGGCCCTTGGAGGAAGATGGGGTAGATTAGAAGACGAAGAAAAGGCAGAGGGAGCTGGTGATGATACCACAGAATCTGATGGAAGTGCTAGTCAAGCCGTGGAGACAGAAGTAGTTGAGCCATCTGAAGTGAGGACAGAGAGTGATCCTTGGAGTGAATAA
- the LOC133822849 gene encoding uncharacterized protein LOC133822849, whose amino-acid sequence MGSATSSMAAKFAFFPPDPPSYSTYMDESTGKMKMSDVHQRDDVDVMKLNTKKGNEIVAMYVKNPSASLTLLYSHGNAADLGQMYHIFTELSLHLGVNLMGYDYSGYGQSTGKASEQDTYADIEAAYKCLEEKYGVKEEDTILYGQSVGSGPALELAVRLPHLRAVILHSPILSGLRVMYPVKRTFWFDIYKNIDKIPFVNCPVLVIHGTEDEVVDFSHGKQLWELCQEKYEPLWLKGGNHCNLELYPEYLRHLRKFISAVEKLPRIGVSTEQTITTDKPDSPQKTTTDINTEKAARPSTDQRDNRSRTSTGQREKSRLSTDSREKSRTSTDKRDKSRRSIDRSGKARISIDHSERARNSFDRLGDMVRSVGLCNVDCLKQAAASEA is encoded by the exons ATGGGGTCTGCAACCTCATCAATGGCGGCCAAGTTTGCTTTCTTCCCACCAGACCCTCCTTCATACAGCACATACATGGATGAATCAACCGGGAAAATGAAGATGTCAGATGTTCATCAGAGAGATGACGTGGACGTTATGAAGCTAAACACCAAGAAAGGGAATGAGATAGTGGCTATGTATGTCAAAAACCCATCTGCTTCACTCACTTTGCTTTACTCTCACGGCAACGCTGCTGATCTTGGCCAGATGTACCACATTTTCACCGAGCTTAGTCTTCATCTGGGTGTTAATCTTATGGG GTACGATTATTCTGGCTATGGACAATCTACTGGAAAg GCAAGTGAGCAGGACACTTACGCAGACATAGAGGCTGCATATAAATGTCTTGAAGAGAAGTATGGTGTGAAAGAGGAAGACACAATCCTGTACGGACAGTCAGTTGGGAGTGGACCTGCTTTGGAATTGGCTGTTCGATTGCCACACTTGAGAGCTGTAATTCTGCACAGTCCAATCCTTTCCGGCCTTCGAGTTATGTATCCAGTCAAAAGAACGTTCTGGTTCGACATTTATAAG AATATTGACAAAATCCCATTCGTCAATTGCCCAGTTTTGGTAATTCAT GGAACAGAAGACGAAGTTGTGGATTTTTCCCATGGCAAGCAGCTTTGGGAGCTATGCCAAGAGAAGTATGAACCACTATGGCTCAAAGGAGGAAATCACTGCAACTTAGAACTCTATCCAGAGTACTTAAGGCATCTCAGAAAGTTCATATCCGCTGTTGAGAAACTTCCACGCATTGGAGTTTCAACTGAGCAGACTATCACCACAGATAAACCAGATAGTCCTCAGAAGACCACAACAGACATAAACACAGAGAAGGCTGCCCGGCCTAGCACCGACCAAAGAGACAATAGGTCCAGAACTAGTACTGGGCAAAGAGAAAAGTCCAGGCTGAGCACAGATAGCAGAGAAAAATCAAGAACCAGCACTGACAAGAGAGACAAGTCAAGGAGAAGCATAGATCGATCAGGAAAGGCAAGGATCAGCATAGATCACTCAGAAAGAGCAAGAAATAGCTTTGACCG CTTAGGGGACATGGTGAGATCCGTTGGCTTGTGCAATGTTGATTGTTTGAAGCAGGCTGCAGCTTCTGAGGCTTGA